From the bacterium genome, the window GGGTGACCGAGCGCATTCGCGCCGACGCCGTCTACCTCGTCCACGGCTACGGGCGGCAAGCCAGGGAGCTCAGCTTCGCCTACGGGCGCGGCATCGACAGCGCGGAGCTCTGCACGCGCTACGTCACGGATCCGATCATGGGCGGCACCGGCATGAACGTCAACTTCGTCACCTTCCTGCGCGAGGCAGGCGATGCCGGCGGCGGCGAGCACGCGGCGGCCGCCGCCGCGGACCAGGAGGTGCCGGCATGAAGGGTCCCCGCTACGCGCTGGCCGTGGACACCCGCACCTGCGTCGGCTGCGCGGCCTGCGTGATCGGCTGCAAAGAGGAGAACGCCGTGCCGCTCGGCACCACGCGCGACTGGATCGTCACCGAGACGAGCGGCGTGTACCCGGCCCTCGCCACCCAGTTCCGCTCGGAGCGCTGCAACCACTGCGCCGACGCCCCCTGCGTGCGCGCCTGCCCGACGGGCAGCTCGCACTACGGGCCGGGCGGCACGGTGCAGGTCAATCCTGCCAAGTGCTCGGGCTGCAAGGCCTGCATCACGGCCTGCCCCTACGGCGCGCGCTATGTGGATCCCCGTACGCACACGGTCGACAAGTGCAGCTTCTGCCTGCACCGGCTGGCGAGCGGCAAGAGGACCACCAGCTGCCAGGAGATCTGCCCGACGGCGAGCATTCTCTTCGGCGACCTCAGCGACCCCGAGAGCGAGATCAGCCGCGCGCTCGCGCGCCGGACCTGGACCGTGCTCCTGCCGGACGCCGGCACCGAGCCGCAGCACTACTTCCTGAAGTGAGGCCCGCGATGGAGATCACGACGACGCGGCAGAACCCGCTCATCGACCCGAGCCTGCACGTCTGGCACGGGGAGGTCGCGGCCTACCTCTTCCTCGGCGGCCTCGTCGCCGGGCTGATGATCCTGCTCGGCGCCTATCGCCTCTGGAAACCGGAGCGCCCGCGCTCGCAGGCCCTCGCCCGCCTGCCCTGGCTGGTGCCCGTCCTGCTCTCGGTCGGCATGCTGTTCCTGTGGCTGGATCTGGCGAACCGCCTGAACGCCTTCCGCTTCTACCTCATCCTGCGCCCCGAGACGCCGATGTCCTGGGGCGCCTGGATCCTGCTCGCCGTCTACCCGGTGTCGCTGGCCTTCGCCTGGAACGAGAGCCCGGCTGCCTGGCGCCGCCGAGCGCTGGCTCGCTGGCCACGCCTCGCGGCCCTCGCGCGCTGTAGCGAGGCCCGGCAGCGCCCCCTCGCCTTCGCGACGATGAACCTCGGCATCCTGCTCGCGGTCTACACGGGCATCCTGCTGGGCGCCTTCGCCGCGCGGCCGCTGTGGAACTCGCCGCTGCTGGGCCCGCTCTTCCTGGCTTCGGGGCTCTCGAGCGGGGCGGCCTTCATCCTCCTCTTCGGTCTCGAGGACGAGGAGCGGCGCCTGGCCAGCATCGTCGACATGGGCGTGATCGGCGCCGAGCTCGGCCTGATCGCGCTCTGGCTGCTCGGCCTCGCCGTGGGCGGCCTCGCGGCCCAGTCCGCGGCGCGCCTCTTCTTCGGCGGCCCCTACACGGCCGCCTTCTGGACCCTCGTGGTCGCGCTGGGCCTCGTCATCCCCTTCATCGGCGAGGCGATCGAGTACAAGCGCCGCGCCACGCCGGGGCGGGCCACCGCCCTGTTCGTGCTCGCCGGCGGTTTCGCCCTGCGCTGGATCGTGGTCTTCGCCGGCCAGGCGGCCGGCTGGGTCGGCCAGGTCGCCGGCAAGTAAAGGAGCCAGGCAATGCACGCGAAGAACTACTGGAACCCCTACCTGGCCGGACTGCTCCTGGGCCTCACCCTGCTCGCGACCTTCCTCGTCGCCGGCCAGGGCCTGGGCGCGAGCGCCTTTCCCAAGCGCGTCATCGCGCTGGCCGCGCACGAGACCGCGCCCGCCTGGACCGAGCGCAACCCGGCCCTCGGCCGCTACGTCGCCGGCGGCGCCAATCCGCTGCACGACTGGCTGGTGATCGAGGTGATCGGCGTGCTGCTCGGCGGCTTCTTCGGCGCGCTCAGCGCGGGACGCCTGAAGCGCACCGTCGAGCGCGGCCCCCACATCGGCGTCCGCGGCCGGCTCTTCTTCGCCTTCGCCGGCGGCGCCGTGATGGGCGTGGGCGCCGGCATCGCGCGCGGCTGCGCCTCGGGACAGGCCCTGTCCGGCGGCGGCAGCCTCGCCACCGGCAGCTGGGCCTTCATGATGCTCTTCTTCGCCGGCGCCTACGCGACGGCCACCTTCGTCAGGAGGCAGTGGCTATGATCTGCCCGACCGCGGCCCAGGGCTTCTACGGCAATGAGATCGGCCTGCTGACGGCCCTCGTCCTCGGCTTCTTCTTCGGGCTGGCCCTGGAGCGCGCCGGCTTCGGCAACGCGCGCAAGCTGGCCGCGCAGTTCTACGGCTACGACATGACCGTCTTCAAGGTGATGTTCACGGCCGTGGTGGTCGCGATGGTCGGCCTCTACGCGGCCGTCGCCTTCGGCTTCATGGACCTCGAGCTGCTCTACATCAACCCGACCTTCCTCTGGGGCCAGGTGGTGGGCGGCTTCGTCGTGGGCGTGGGCTTCGCGCTCGGGGGCCTCTGCCCGGGCACCTCCGTGGTCGCCCTCGCCTCGGGCCGCCTGGACGGTCTCGTCTCGGTGGCCGGCATCTTCTTCGGGACCTTCCTCTTCTCGCTGGGCATGGACTGGCTGCCGCCCCTGCGCGCGCTCTACACGGCCGGCGCCCAGGGCCGTTCGCTGCTGCCCGCGCTCGTCGGCCTGCCCGCGCCCTGGCTGACCCTGATCATCGTCGCCGTGGCGACGGTCGCCTTCGTCGGCGCCGAGGCGCTGGAGAAGAAGCTCGCCCCGCGCTTCAAGCCGGTCGAGCTCACGCCCACCGGCGGCCGCCGGGTCAAGTTCGCGCTGATGGGCGCGCTCGCCGTCGTCGCGATCGCCGCCGGACTCGCGCCTGCCCCACAGCCCCTGCCGCTCGCCGCGCCCAGGCTGGCAGCCGCGCTCGAGCCCGCGGCGCTGGCCGACGCGCTCATCGCTGGGTCGGCCGGCGCACCCGGCCTCACCCTGCTCGATCTGCGCGACGAGGCGGCGAGGGCCGCGCTCGCGATCCCCGGCGCGCAAGCGGCAACGCTGACGGCGGAGCCGCCCGCCGCGCTCGCGGCGGCAGCCGCCGGCAGCACCGTGCTGCTCGTCACGGGCGGCGACGAGGCACCCGCGCTGCCGACCGCCTGGCCGGCGAGCCTCGTCTACCGGACCCTGCGCGGCGGCGCCCTCGCCTGGCAGGCCGAGGTGCTGACGCCGCAGGCGGGTGTGCTCGGGCCCGGAGCCGAACGGCAACGCCAGCTCGCCGCCTACTTCAGCGGTGCCGAGGCGGCGGCCCCGGCCGCGGCCGCGCCGCCGCCCGCCCCAAGCACCAGCGGGGGCAAGGTGAAGAAG encodes:
- a CDS encoding 4Fe-4S dicluster domain-containing protein; the protein is MKGPRYALAVDTRTCVGCAACVIGCKEENAVPLGTTRDWIVTETSGVYPALATQFRSERCNHCADAPCVRACPTGSSHYGPGGTVQVNPAKCSGCKACITACPYGARYVDPRTHTVDKCSFCLHRLASGKRTTSCQEICPTASILFGDLSDPESEISRALARRTWTVLLPDAGTEPQHYFLK
- a CDS encoding nitrite reductase produces the protein MEITTTRQNPLIDPSLHVWHGEVAAYLFLGGLVAGLMILLGAYRLWKPERPRSQALARLPWLVPVLLSVGMLFLWLDLANRLNAFRFYLILRPETPMSWGAWILLAVYPVSLAFAWNESPAAWRRRALARWPRLAALARCSEARQRPLAFATMNLGILLAVYTGILLGAFAARPLWNSPLLGPLFLASGLSSGAAFILLFGLEDEERRLASIVDMGVIGAELGLIALWLLGLAVGGLAAQSAARLFFGGPYTAAFWTLVVALGLVIPFIGEAIEYKRRATPGRATALFVLAGGFALRWIVVFAGQAAGWVGQVAGK